A genomic stretch from Telmatocola sphagniphila includes:
- a CDS encoding DUF1559 domain-containing protein — MKRRSVRRKGFTLIELLVVIAIIAILIGLLLPAVQKAREAASRIKCTNNLKQLGLAEHNFESAIGGFTMAPYNPSFAWLTSKPYAVPHGWVVELLPYLEQQNVQNAYNLNATWAAQTPSDANYYVNQTLIPILICPSTPNGSDSTSRSLPYGRGPLDYVPIFRIDLNAANIFAPTPAPNYDPNKGEGILGRGVNRKITEITDGTSNTLLFVEEAGRNTIYVNGRPTPSFNSQDQGGAWANFAIGGSIIDSLRSFNPATGTYYGPCALNCTNGGELYSFHTGGVNVVMGDGSVRFLTNSTTFATVVALYTRAGGEILTDN, encoded by the coding sequence ATGAAACGCCGATCTGTCCGACGCAAGGGTTTCACGCTGATTGAACTGCTCGTTGTGATCGCCATTATCGCCATTTTGATTGGCCTGTTGCTTCCTGCGGTACAGAAAGCTCGTGAAGCGGCATCACGTATAAAGTGTACGAACAATTTGAAGCAACTCGGCCTTGCAGAGCATAATTTCGAAAGCGCCATCGGAGGTTTCACGATGGCCCCTTATAATCCTTCGTTCGCCTGGCTGACATCTAAGCCCTATGCCGTGCCCCACGGGTGGGTCGTGGAGCTATTGCCCTACCTGGAGCAGCAGAATGTGCAAAACGCCTACAATCTGAATGCGACTTGGGCCGCCCAGACGCCAAGCGATGCGAACTATTATGTAAATCAGACCCTTATTCCGATCTTAATATGCCCTTCGACTCCCAATGGAAGCGATTCCACTTCTCGCTCCCTTCCCTATGGCCGCGGACCGCTGGATTATGTGCCGATTTTCCGCATCGACCTCAACGCCGCAAATATCTTCGCTCCAACTCCCGCCCCGAACTACGATCCGAATAAGGGGGAGGGAATTCTCGGCCGGGGAGTGAATCGCAAGATAACCGAAATCACCGACGGTACATCGAACACCCTGCTTTTTGTCGAAGAAGCAGGCCGAAATACCATCTATGTTAATGGTCGCCCTACTCCCTCCTTTAATTCCCAAGACCAAGGAGGAGCCTGGGCCAACTTCGCCATCGGAGGTTCGATCATAGACTCCCTGCGCAGCTTCAATCCGGCAACCGGAACCTATTACGGCCCCTGTGCATTAAATTGCACCAACGGTGGAGAGCTTTATTCTTTCCATACCGGCGGAGTTAATGTCGTCATGGGGGATGGCTCCGTTCGATTCCTAACGAACTCCACAACCTTCGCAACCGTGGTCGCCCTTTATACGCGAGCGGGCGGCGAAATTCTGACAGACAATTAG